From the Planktothricoides raciborskii GIHE-MW2 genome, the window TCTAGAAAACCAGACAAATCTTAGGAACGGGCTCTCACCAGAGGAAACAAAAATAACGATATGTCCGCAGTGACAGATTCTCAACCAATTAAACCGAAAATTTTGATTGTCGATGATAGTCCAGATAACTTACAAGTGCTGATGCAGCTTTTGAAGGAGGACTATGCGATCGTCGCCGCGACCACCGGGGAAAAGACTCTGCAACTGGCAAAGAGAGTCCCTGTGTCAGATTTGATTCTCCTGGATGTAATGATGCCTGAAATAGACGGTATTTCGGTTTGTCGCCAAATTAAAGCTATGTCAAAATGGCAAGCTATTCCCATTATTATGGTGACAGCATTAGACTCAAAAGCAGACCTAGCCCGTTGCTTGAATGCCGGAGCCGACGATTTTATTAGTAAACCCATCAATGCCCTAGAATTGCGATCTTTCACTCCATATTGCGGATTAAGCAACAGTATAACGAACTGCAAACCTTGCTCAAATTGCGGGAAGATATGGTGCAAATGTTGATTCACGATTTACGCAATTCCCTGACTGGTATGTTCCTGAATTTGGAACTCCTCAGAAGTGAAGATTATCCCAAAGAAAAACGCCTATATAAAATAGATCAAATGTAAAGTGATAAAATACTAGAGGGATTAGTATATCGTTTATTACAAATTACTTTAATGGAATCTGGGAAAGGATCAAAGTAGATATTGGCGATTTAATCCAGTCTGCCGTGGTTAAATTTGAGGCGATCGCCACTGAAAGAAAACTGTTTATGATTACTCAATTACCAGAAACATCGCCAATAAAAATATCTGTTAATCTCCCTCTGTTAGAGCGATTTATATATCGATTAACTCATCTCCAATACCATCAATTTTTATCCCATAAATAGCAAAGCAATTTAGCAAATAATTAATTTTAAAAAAATTAATTATAGCAATAAGAAATACAGGTAATTTAATCCATCATATTTGTGTATGTTAATCAATTAATAGCAAAAAAAATATAACACAATAATTTTATTATAATATTCTGAATATGTTAAAAGTATAACAAATATTAAAAAACAATAAATACTTTAAATTAAACTAAAATATTTTTCAGAAAAAAAACAAATAAGCAGCGGTTTTTTTTGCAAATTTTATTCACCTGAATAAGGATGTTTAATAATTCATATTTTTGGTTTTTTGCTCAGAAAATAAACCGAGTGGCTGTGGTGGCGATCGCCACTAACTGTGGCACTAACTGTGGCATTGAGCAAATCAAACCGGACTCTCGTCCGGTTTCTCGGTCGCTTAGGCGATCGCCACCACCAACCTTTACCTGAGAAAAAAACTGGGTTTCTTCAGACAACAGTTAACTGTGGCATTGAGAAAAGCAAACTGGTTTCTTCTGTCCCTGTGGCTTTCTCATTCTACTTTGGTAGAATAGATCGATGCTTAGTCACTGGCTAAAATAGGGCTGGCGAATTCTAAGTAAAAACCATGTCTCCAGTACGTTATATAGCTGAACCTATTTTAAAAATTGGTGGCAGCAAAGCCTCCGAAAGTTTAATGCAAGATTTGATGGAAATTTCCGTGGAAGAAAGTTTGCATCAACCGGGAATGTTTACCCTAATGATTAACAATGATTACTTTCCCGGCAGTGGGGAACCGTGGAAACATGAAAGTCTGTTTTCCATTGGCAAAAAAATCGAAGTCAGTTTTAAATCCAGTACCACAGAAGCCTCTGAGTTTTCCACCGAAAACACGGAAAAAGTGATCGAAGGGGAAATTACCGCGATCGAAAGTAATTTTACAGAAAATGCTGAAGCAACGATGATTATTCGGGGCTATGATGTGGCGCATCGATTGCATCGGGGAAGACATAATCGCTCATTTCAGGATATGACTGATGACGCGATTGTCAATAAAATTATTGGCGAAGCGGGCATCTCTGCGGGGACTGTAGATAGTACCAGTCCTTCTCATAAATATGTGTTTCAACAAAATCAAACCAATATGGAATTTTTGCGGGAAAGGGCAGCCCGCAATGGCTATGAATTATTTGTCCAAGATGGCAAATTAAACTTTAGAAAACCTAAAGCAGATGATACTTTAAGCTTAAAATGGTTAGAAGATATTCATAGTTTTCGGGTGCGTGTCACCAGTAGTGAACAAATTAGTTCGGTCGAAGTACGCGGCTGGGATTATAAAGAGAAAAAAGCCTTCGTTTCTAAGGCCAGTTCTGCCAATGTCGTCACCGAAACTGATTTTGGCAAAGGATCAAAAACCAGTTCATCTTTTAGCGGCAAACCTTCTTCCCCCAAAGTGATTGTCGTGGATAAACCTTTTTTTGTGGCCAAAGAAGGAGATGTGATGGCCCAAGCCCTTTGTAATGAGTTAGGGGGAGAATTTGTCCAAGCAGATGCTACAGGGGAAGGGAATCCGAAAATCCGTCCTGGACGAGTGGTGAAACTGGCAGATATGGGTAAGTATAGTGGCAAATATTATGTAACAGAAACTCATCACCATTATACCGATGGCATTTATACCACAGAGTTTACGGTGCGGGGTTTGCGTGGGGGCGATTTACTGACTACAGTGATGCCAGAACAGCGTCTCGATCCCGGGCAAACTTTACTGGTAGGAGTGGTGAGTAATAATAAAGATCCGGAAGGTTGGAGCCGAGTGAGAGTGAAATTTCCTACTTTAACCGAAGAACATGAAAGTAACTGGGCGCGGGTGGTGAGTATTGGGGCTGGACCTAATCGTGGCTTTGATTGTTTACCAGAAATTAATGATGAGGTTTTGGTGGGTTTTGAACATGGGGATATTCATCGTCCTTATGTGATTGGCGGTGTGTGGAATGGCAAAGAAAAAACTAAAGATCCGGTAGATAATAGTGTTGTGGATGGTAAAGTGCGGCTGCGAACTTTTACCACTCGCTTAGGACATAAGCTGCAATTTGTAGAAGAGGATAAAGATAGTAGTAAAAAAGGAATTTATCTAGAAACGGTAGATGGGCAAAAACATCACCTGTATATGAACGATACGGATAAATTTGTCGAGGTTAAAACCAGTGGCAAACATTATATGTTGTTGGATGATAAGAATAAAAAAATCGAGGTGAAGACGAATGGGGGGCATACTTGTTTGATGGATGATTCCGGCAAAAAAATTAATGTCACTTCTACGGGAGATATGAATGTTAAAACCGGGACTTCCGGTAAAAGCAATAAACTTAATGTTGATGCGGGTGAAATTTATATTACCGGGATGACTAAGATTGTTTTGAAAGTCGGGCCGAGTACCATAGAAATGACGAATTCGGGGATTAAGATTAATAGCCCGAAAGTGGAAGTAACTGGGACTGGGGGAGTGGATATTAAGTCTCCGGCTAAGGTGGCAATTGAGGGAGTCGCCCAAGTGAATATCCAGTCAGCGGCACAGGTTGCGGTTAAGGCTGGGGCAGCAATGAATATTCAGGCCGGGGGTTCTTTGAGTATGCAGGCAGGAGGTACGGCAGGGCTGCAAGCGGGCGGTGCGTTGAATCTTCAGACTGGGGCGGCATTTCAGCTTATGGCTGGGGCGACTGCTGGTTTTACGGCACCGTTGATTCGGTTGAATTGTTAATGTTGTTGGTTGTTGGTTGTTGGTTGTTGGTTGTTGGTTGTTGGTTGTTGGTTGTTTGGAGCGGACAACGAATAACCAATAACGAACAACGAACAACAAGATCGACTAATGGCTAATGACTGGTTGGTTGGAGGTGAGGCAGACTGAAATAAAGATTTCTGAAGCGGCGAAAAGCTTTCGAGGAGGATTGGAGAGATGTTACCAGTAGCAGTGCTTGGAGATGTGGCGGGCGGCAGTCCGATTGTGGGGCCTGGGGCGCCGACGGTGTTGGCAATGGGGCGTCCGATCGCCTGTTTGGGAGATGCGGTGGCTGGGGCACCGATGGCCACTGGGGTTTTGATGATGCCTTGTTCGGTGACGGTGTTGGCAATGGGGCGTCCCGTGGCCCATTCCCTGACAATGGCGGTGGGGATGAGTGTTCCGGCTCCAGTGCCGGTGCCTTTGACTTTGCCGGTGGTGGGAACGGCAGCAACGGTTTTAGTGGCGCCGTGATTCGTCTATGTTCGACTTTTGGCGAATAGAATCGCGGCGATCGCTGCACTAGACTTGCTCAAGGATGTGCGGGGATAAGGTATGCCGGAAATTTCTAAGAACCAGCATCGGGACTATTTGGGGAGGGGCTTGGTTTTTCCCTTGCAAGTCAATCTCCAAGGCGGTGTGCAACTAAATTCTGATGTGCCGAATGTTGAGGATTGCATTCGATTAATTTTAGGCACCAGATTAGGGGAAAGAGTTTATCGCCCAAATTTTGGCTCGCGGCTTTCCGAGTTGGTGTTTGCACCGATGAATACGGAAACTTTATTGCTCATGCGCTTGTATGTGCAAGAAGCTCTCGAACAATGGGAACCCCGGATTATTGTGGATGGGATTTATACAGAACCGGATCCGACCAAGGGTCGAGTAGATATTATCATCCAATATCACCCGAAGGATTCTTATGATTCCCAAAGTATGATTTATCCGTTTTATTTGCTACCACCTTCTTAAGCGCCAGAGAACTAAAGGGGGATTATGAAGTTTGATTTCTTGCCCAATTTGCCCAAGTCAGATTTGGACGATCGCGCTTTTCAAGACTTAGTAGATGAGTGCTTGTTAAGGATTCCCCGCTATTGTCCAGAATGGACGAATTATAATCCATCGGATCCAGGAATTACCCTGATTGAATTGTTTGCCTGGATGACCGATCAGATGTTTCAGCGATTCAATCAGGTGCCTAGGCGAAACTATGTGGCTTTTTTGGAGTTGCTGGGGGTGCGGTTGAAACCGCCGACTCCGGCAAAAGCTTATTTAAGTTTTTACTTGAGCGCCAGCTTACCACAAACTTATACAATTCCCGCTGGAACGGAGGTGGCTACGGAGGAAACTTCAGAGCAGCCAGCAGTTGTCTTTACCACCGAACAACCCCTGCGAATTGGTAATCCTAGAATTCGACATTTTTTATCGGCGCCGACCCCTGAAGATCAACCCCAAAGTCTGCGCGATCGCTTTTTGGGTTCTTGGACAATGGAACGAGATGGGTCTTGGCATGGGCAAGAAGTGCCATGTTTCAACGACGATCCGCAACCGGGGAATTGCTTTTATTTAGTTTTTGATTCCAGCGCCCCTAGTAAAGGAAATACCCTGGCGATTACCTTTAAAGGTTCAGCGGCAACCACTACCGGGATTAATCCTGACAATCCGCCGCGCCGTTGGGAAGCTTGGAATGGTAATTTTTGGGAACCGATTCTGTTGCAAGAAATCGACGATCAAACCCAAGGATTTAGTTTTAGTGAGTTAGTTCGCCTGGGGGGTAATCCGCTTTCAGGGGCGGATGTGATTCTGCATTTGCCCCAGGAATGGCCGGAAACCGTATTTGTCACCTACCAAGGACGCTGGATTCGTTGTTTGTATAGCCAACCAAACCTAAGTCAAACGGGGTATAGTAGCTCTCCGCGAATTGTGGGGATAAGTGCGCGATCGATTGGTGGTACGGTTGAAGCTTATCAAAGTGCTTTAATTAGAAATGAAGTCCTCGGCGAAAGCGACGGAACCCCCGGACAAAGTTATCAGTTACAAGGCGCTCCTGTGTTGCCCCGTAAATCCGATGAGTATATTTTAGTGACACCACCGGGAGGGGTGCCACAAATTTGGCAAGAGGTGGCAGATTTTGCGGATTCTAGGCCAGAGGATTTACACTATACGATTGATTCCCTGACGGGTAGAGTTCAATTTGGCCCGTTGATTCGGGAATCGGCTCATAAGGTTGAACAAATCCAGTTTCGCAGGCGATCGCAGCAACTACCGGGAGAAAGCATTTATCTGCCTGATAGTGCTAATGCTAATACCGTTGAGGTTTCCGCCACTTCTGGAGGAGAACGGCAATATGGGGCAGTACCGTCCCGAGGCTCGATGATTCAAATGGTGGCCTATCGCGTCGGGGGGGGAGACAAAGGTAATGTCCAACGGGAAACGATTACGGTTTTGAAAACGGCGGTGCCTTATGTGGCGAGGGTTGTCAACCATCAACCAGCTAGAGATGGCAGCAATGCAGAATCCCTGGAACAAGCAGTCGTCCGAACCCCCCGTTTGTTGCGGACTCGGAATCGGGCAGTAACGGTGGAAGACTTTGAAACCCTGGCATTGGAAGGGGGAGACGGTGCGATCGCCCGGGCTTTATGTATGTCCGCGATGAAAAAAGAAGAAGCAGGACAAGTCCGCTTGCTGTTAGTGCCTCAAGTCGATACCACGCGCATTGCCACCGAAGGTATCAGCCCAGATAAATTTAACCTATCGGCTAATTTAGAACAGAAAGTTCTGTCTTATCTTGATGAGCGACGGTTGCTGGGGGTACAAGTCACCTGTGGGCAACCGGAATATGTGGGAGTATCGGTGCAAACCGAAGTGGCTTTAGAACCGGAATATAATCACACTGCTGCCCAACAGCAAATTCTCTTGGAATTACAATCGGCTTTGTACCAATTTCTCAACCCGATTAATGGTGGCCCGGAAAGAAGAGGCTGGCCTTTTGGTCGTCCGGTTTATTCCTCCGATATTGTCACATTGTTACAAAAAATTGCTGGCGTGCGTTATTTGGGCGCGGTGCAGCTATTTGAATTACGCCGTCAAGAAAATACTTGGGTGCGCTTTCTGCCCCGCGAACCCGTGATTAATCCTGGTCCTTTGGGTCTGATTGTTTCTTGGCGCAATCTGCAACTGAGATCAGGCCACGCGATTAGTTTACTTTAGTGAGTGGTTATTGGTTATTTGCTCCGAATAACCAATAACCAACAACAAACAACAAATAACCTTTTTACCAGTGATAAAATGACTCAAGCCCGCGACCTTTTACCATTGCGACTAGAACTGGTGCCGATGCAATTGCCATCTGGTCCAATTGAGCCAGTGGGAAGAGCGGCCCAGAGAAGCGATCGCCCTTTTCAAAACACATTACTACCCAGTGCGCCGAACCATGCTAACAACTATGCTGACAGCTATGTATTGCTTTATCCCGGTGAAAGCAGCGAACTGTTAGTAAGACTCAAAAACCATAATGCCCAAACCGTGCAGATCAATGCCCAGTTAGAAGGCAATTTTCCGGCTCATTGGTGTCGATTCAGAATGGAAGGAAATCAGGTGCCTGCCAAAGGTCAGATCGAAGGCGTCCTCTACTTCCAAATCCCCGGCAACTTCTTCGAGTCTAATGATACGCTTGTCACCCATAAAAATCCCCTAACTCTAGATTTTTATGGCCAAATTCATATTGACTATAGCTTAGACAATGACTTAGAAACTTCTCCGCTAACTATCACCCAGTCAGCCAGATTTTCCCTCTTTGTTCGCCCTCGGAGCCTTTATCTGAATTTTCTGCCTGAACTTTACCGAGAGGTAGACTTCATTGGTCGATTATTAAAGATTTTCGAGCAAGGATTTGAACCAGCGGTTAATCAATTAGAATCCCTTTGGGCTTATTTAGATCCTTTGACCGCACCGGAAATGCTGTTGCCGTTCCTCTCCCATTGGGTCGGATGGAAAATGGACGCTCGCTTGAGTTTAACTCGGCAGCGTTATTTAATTCGGCAGGCAATTAAACTATTTCATTGGCGCGGCACTCGCAGAGGCTTACGCCTTTATTTACATTTATATACGGACTTACCTTTAGATGAACATCTGCCCGAAGAGGAAAAACATATCAGTATTCAAGAAATTTTTACTCAAGGGTTTGTCCTAGGTTTTAGTCGTCTTGGTGATGATGCGATCGTTGGAGGCGGTCGTCCCTATCATTTTTTGGTGAGGCTGCGTCCTGAACCTGGTCAGCCGATTGACGAAGGCTTAGTTCGGGAAATTATAGAACAAGAAAAACCCGCATTTTGTACTTACGAACTTTTTATCGATTCGGCTAATTAATGTTATTATTTGTGATGAGTTGTTATTATTTATTAGTGATTCGGTATTCGTTATTTGCGGTATTTGATTCAACCACCAACCACCAACCACCAACTAACAACCACCAACCACCAACCACCAACCACCAACCACCAACCACCAACTAACAACCAACAACCACTAACCACTAACCAATTAATTATGAGTAAAGATTGGCCACCTCCGAATATCAAACCATTGACGCGGATTCAAGTTAGTGATGGGATGCTAATTAATAGTGCGCGATGGCAAATGGCTCATGAATATCATCGGATCCGCCAAAATATTCACTATCAATCCCTGAATCAGCCCGGTATTGTTTCCGATTTGGGTGTCTATGCCATTGAACCGCCCCCAGAAGTGACTCAACAATATCGCGATCGCCGTTGGGTGAAAATTCAACCAGGCATTGCCATTGATTTATTTGGCAATGTAATTGTGGTGAATGAGCCAGTTTCTTTTAGGATTACTTCAGAAGCCAAACAGCAACCGACGACCATTTATTTAGTGGTCAGTTATGTAGACCCCAATCAACTTCAAGGAACGGAAACCAATAACGATTTTGTCACCGAAACTTTTAGGATTGATGAACGGAATAGTCCACCCACAGATTTGGACGTGGAGATTTGCCGGATTCAGTTGCAACCTGGGGAAGTGCAAATTTCTAATCCTACTGATGTGTTTTACCCTCAACTCAATGAGTTAGATTTACGCTACCGGCAAAAAGCGCGATCGCGATCGCAGGGGATTGTCCGAGTTGGGGTCGTCACCGACAACAACCCGAACTTAGAAAAACAGCTTAGGGATTTTTCCTATCTGCTTCAGTCCCTAGACGCCTTATATCCCGCATTACAAGGGGCTGAAGAAATTGGTCAAGTCAGCTTACAATTAAATCCAGAAGAAGAAGAACAAAAACAGTTTAACTATGACCTAATTTATTTCAAATATAAAGAATCCCGTCCCCTCAAAGCTGAACAACTAGCCAGCCTGAAAAATTATTTAAACTCAGGGAGCGTATTATTCATCGAAGCCGCTATCAAAGACACGAAAATCGAAGACCTGATCGCCGTCAAAAAACAATTACAAGAGGCTTTAGGTAATCTGGGATCTTTAGATGCCGCAGATTTACAAAAATTCAAACAAGATATCAATAAAGAACTGCAAGCCGTTGACAAAGAACTGGAAAAAGAAGTAAAACAACTATCAATTGCCTTTGAAGATTTTGCCAAGCAGTTGGGGACTCCTTTAACAGCGATCGATCAATTTCCCCAACCTCATCCCCTGCGAACCCAGCCCTTCTTATTTTCTCAGCTTCCAGAAATTGACCATAACCCGATTTCCATCATGGTCGGTGGTGGAATTGTGATTGTGATTGGTAATTTATTAGCCGCTTGTGGACTGGACGATCGCTATTCTGTCTCCAGAGAAACTCTCCGCACCGCTCAAGAAATGGGCATTAATATCTTGCATTATGCATGGCGTCGTCGCCAAATTACCTACTTGGAATAATGGACAACGGGCAATTGATAATTATCAATTATCAATTATCAATTATCAATTAATCATTAATGAGGGAACATCTTTATGGCTTCGATCCGCAAAGTATTACCAACAATTCTGGTGTTGCAGATTAGCCTATCAATGGGTGTGATCGGTTGGATCTCCTATACTTCCGCCAAAAAAACGGTTTACGAACTCATTCGTCAATTGAGTTGGCAAGTCACCGAACATATCCATAATCAGGTAATGGCCTATTTGGATCCCTCACAAATGAGCCATCAACTGAGTCAAATTGTGGTTGATAATCAAAATTTAAACTTAAATAATTTTGATAATTTAGCGACTTATTTCTGGCGGATTGTTATCCAAGATTCTGTTTTTGAACCAAAAAATGATTCAGCCCAGAATACTTTGATAAATATTGCCGAAAATCCCCAGTTATATAACGAAACTGGTAACCTCTTAGCATCCGTTCAATATATCATGTTTGGCAACGAGAAAGGCGAGTTTATCGGCGTGGAAAATCAAGATAATGCACAACTTATCTTGAGGCTGAAAACACCGGGTAATTCTCATAGAATTACATATCAATTGAACAACCAAGGACAAAAAGTTAGAGAAATAATCCGAGAAGACTACGATCCTCGGCTGCGCCCTTGGTATCAGGCAGCTAAACAGGCGAGAAAATTAACCTGGAGTCCAATTTATAGCTCTTCTTACGATCAAACCAGTTTAAGAATTAACCCGGTCTTACCTGTCTATGATAACAATGGTTCATTGTTGGGGGTGTTTGGCATTGAAATGACCCTCCGACAAATCAGCGATTTTCTCAGTAATTTAGATATTGGTCAGAATGGCAAAGCATTTATTATTGAAAGTTCAGGAAAACTGGTGGCGACTTCAGCGAATGAAATTCTCTCCATATCGACACCAGAAGGGAACCAACGACTCAATGCGTCGGAGAGTAGCGACCCACTGATCCAGTCCACTATGAAAAAATTACTGGCAGATAATATGATGGAGGGAGCTACCAAGCAGACGCAATTTGAGTTAAAGATTGACGGGGATTACCAATTTATTCAAGTGAAACCTCTCGATCATCCGCATTTAGATTGGACTATTATTGTCGTGATTCCTGAAGCTGATTTTATGGGCAATGTCTATGCTAATTTGCGGATGATACTGTTCCTTTATATCTTGGTTTTAGGGATTGCGATTTTGTTGGGAATTATCACGTCACAATGGATTTTAAAACCTGTAGGAATTTTAAACCAAGCTGCCGGAGAAATTGAATCCGATCGCGAAGCGTGCCGGATGGCATTAGGTTTTAATTCCGAAACGTTGGCCGGGGTGAGCCAACGGCAAGATGAGTTAGGAGAACTGGCGCGAGTGTTTGTCGATATGTCTGACAAGATTTATGCCAGACAACAGCATTTAAAAAAGCAGATGGAGCAACTTAGCCAAGAAAAAAATTTAAAGAAAAAAGCCAATATTTTAATCAAACTATGTCAAGTTTATTATTTAAAAAAATTACTCAAAGAATCGAATAATATTAGACGGAAAAAAAACGATACATATCAGCAGTTAAACCTGCCAGACTTGCTTAAGTCAGTGAAGTTTTTTAACAATTTTTCTGCCCACGATATTCAAGAATTAATTAATATTGGTTATAAGACTACTCTAGGTGAAGGAGAATATATTTGTCGCGAAGATGAACCCGGTGATGCTTTTTATATTATTTTAGAGGGTTCGGTGGAAATTTATGTAGAAAAAATTAATAAGTTTTTAACCAATTTGTCTGCGGGGGCGTTTTTTGGAGAACTTTCTTTGCTGCTGGGAATTCCCCGGACAGCTACAGTTAGGACGACGGAAGAAACGATCTTGTTTGTGGTCGATCGCCTGGGGTTGCAAAAACTATTGCAAACTTACCAAGAACTCGCTGACCAGATTGCTGCCGAACTCCATAATCATAAGGCTGAATTAGATGAACGAAAAGAAATGCTGAAAAAATGGGGATTGCTTGATGAAAACGATCGCAGTTTTAGTGAAAATCCTTTAAGTTGGATTCGCCAAGTTATGACCGTTCGCTTTGGGGTTTAATTACGAGTAAAATACGAATAACCAATAACCAATAACCACTAACAAAAATTAAAATTATGGCTTCAATCAGAAAATTATTACCCACTCTTGTGGTGATCCAAATATTTCTGGCAATGGGGGTGACTTGTTGGCTTTCGTTTATTGCGGCGAGGAAAGAGGTTGAAGATTTAATCCGCAAGATTATTGTTCAAGAGAGCAACTTGGCTAAGTCTCAAGTGATAAAATACTTGGGAACGCCTCAGTTTTTCCAGAAAATGAATCAGATTGCGATCGCCAATGGCAATTTAGATGTGGAGAATTTTCCCAATTTAGAGCGCCACTTTTGGCGTCAAGTTCAACTAGGCCAGACCCCCGGATTCGCGGGGGCTGGCTTTGAACCCGATGGTGCCGGGGCGATGAAAGAACAAGGCATTTCATATATCTTTTATGGCAATGCCCAAGGAGATTTTGTTGGAGTTGAGCGGCAAAAAGATGGTAAAAGCTTAATGCGAATCAGAACCCAGGAAACGGCACCCCTGCGGGTATTTTATGAACTGGATGCCCAAGGCAAGCGCAGTCCCGAAATCAGACGACAAGAATACGATCCGCGAACACGACCGTGGTATAAAGCGGCTCTTAGGGAGGCTAAGGGCAGCAGAGGATTGATCTGGAGTCCGATTTATGCTTCCGCAAGGGATCAGAGTTTGGGGATTAATTCCGTTCTACCCATCTATGATAATAGTGGCGCTTTACGTGGGGTCATGGCGGCTGAGATCACCCTCGCGCAAATTAGTGAATTTTTGAGTGGTTTAAAGACCAGTCAGATGGC encodes:
- a CDS encoding GPW/gp25 family protein, which codes for MPEISKNQHRDYLGRGLVFPLQVNLQGGVQLNSDVPNVEDCIRLILGTRLGERVYRPNFGSRLSELVFAPMNTETLLLMRLYVQEALEQWEPRIIVDGIYTEPDPTKGRVDIIIQYHPKDSYDSQSMIYPFYLLPPS
- a CDS encoding DUF4159 domain-containing protein, whose translation is MIQPPTTNHQLTTTNHQPPTTNHQPPTNNQQPLTTNQLIMSKDWPPPNIKPLTRIQVSDGMLINSARWQMAHEYHRIRQNIHYQSLNQPGIVSDLGVYAIEPPPEVTQQYRDRRWVKIQPGIAIDLFGNVIVVNEPVSFRITSEAKQQPTTIYLVVSYVDPNQLQGTETNNDFVTETFRIDERNSPPTDLDVEICRIQLQPGEVQISNPTDVFYPQLNELDLRYRQKARSRSQGIVRVGVVTDNNPNLEKQLRDFSYLLQSLDALYPALQGAEEIGQVSLQLNPEEEEQKQFNYDLIYFKYKESRPLKAEQLASLKNYLNSGSVLFIEAAIKDTKIEDLIAVKKQLQEALGNLGSLDAADLQKFKQDINKELQAVDKELEKEVKQLSIAFEDFAKQLGTPLTAIDQFPQPHPLRTQPFLFSQLPEIDHNPISIMVGGGIVIVIGNLLAACGLDDRYSVSRETLRTAQEMGINILHYAWRRRQITYLE
- a CDS encoding PleD family two-component system response regulator is translated as MSAVTDSQPIKPKILIVDDSPDNLQVLMQLLKEDYAIVAATTGEKTLQLAKRVPVSDLILLDVMMPEIDGISVCRQIKAMSKWQAIPIIMVTALDSKADLARCLNAGADDFISKPINALELRSFTPYCGLSNSITNCKPCSNCGKIWCKC
- a CDS encoding phage tail protein; the encoded protein is MTQARDLLPLRLELVPMQLPSGPIEPVGRAAQRSDRPFQNTLLPSAPNHANNYADSYVLLYPGESSELLVRLKNHNAQTVQINAQLEGNFPAHWCRFRMEGNQVPAKGQIEGVLYFQIPGNFFESNDTLVTHKNPLTLDFYGQIHIDYSLDNDLETSPLTITQSARFSLFVRPRSLYLNFLPELYREVDFIGRLLKIFEQGFEPAVNQLESLWAYLDPLTAPEMLLPFLSHWVGWKMDARLSLTRQRYLIRQAIKLFHWRGTRRGLRLYLHLYTDLPLDEHLPEEEKHISIQEIFTQGFVLGFSRLGDDAIVGGGRPYHFLVRLRPEPGQPIDEGLVREIIEQEKPAFCTYELFIDSAN
- a CDS encoding PAAR domain-containing protein, encoding MLPVAVLGDVAGGSPIVGPGAPTVLAMGRPIACLGDAVAGAPMATGVLMMPCSVTVLAMGRPVAHSLTMAVGMSVPAPVPVPLTLPVVGTAATVLVAP
- a CDS encoding VgrG-related protein, producing MSPVRYIAEPILKIGGSKASESLMQDLMEISVEESLHQPGMFTLMINNDYFPGSGEPWKHESLFSIGKKIEVSFKSSTTEASEFSTENTEKVIEGEITAIESNFTENAEATMIIRGYDVAHRLHRGRHNRSFQDMTDDAIVNKIIGEAGISAGTVDSTSPSHKYVFQQNQTNMEFLRERAARNGYELFVQDGKLNFRKPKADDTLSLKWLEDIHSFRVRVTSSEQISSVEVRGWDYKEKKAFVSKASSANVVTETDFGKGSKTSSSFSGKPSSPKVIVVDKPFFVAKEGDVMAQALCNELGGEFVQADATGEGNPKIRPGRVVKLADMGKYSGKYYVTETHHHYTDGIYTTEFTVRGLRGGDLLTTVMPEQRLDPGQTLLVGVVSNNKDPEGWSRVRVKFPTLTEEHESNWARVVSIGAGPNRGFDCLPEINDEVLVGFEHGDIHRPYVIGGVWNGKEKTKDPVDNSVVDGKVRLRTFTTRLGHKLQFVEEDKDSSKKGIYLETVDGQKHHLYMNDTDKFVEVKTSGKHYMLLDDKNKKIEVKTNGGHTCLMDDSGKKINVTSTGDMNVKTGTSGKSNKLNVDAGEIYITGMTKIVLKVGPSTIEMTNSGIKINSPKVEVTGTGGVDIKSPAKVAIEGVAQVNIQSAAQVAVKAGAAMNIQAGGSLSMQAGGTAGLQAGGALNLQTGAAFQLMAGATAGFTAPLIRLNC
- a CDS encoding putative baseplate assembly protein — protein: MKFDFLPNLPKSDLDDRAFQDLVDECLLRIPRYCPEWTNYNPSDPGITLIELFAWMTDQMFQRFNQVPRRNYVAFLELLGVRLKPPTPAKAYLSFYLSASLPQTYTIPAGTEVATEETSEQPAVVFTTEQPLRIGNPRIRHFLSAPTPEDQPQSLRDRFLGSWTMERDGSWHGQEVPCFNDDPQPGNCFYLVFDSSAPSKGNTLAITFKGSAATTTGINPDNPPRRWEAWNGNFWEPILLQEIDDQTQGFSFSELVRLGGNPLSGADVILHLPQEWPETVFVTYQGRWIRCLYSQPNLSQTGYSSSPRIVGISARSIGGTVEAYQSALIRNEVLGESDGTPGQSYQLQGAPVLPRKSDEYILVTPPGGVPQIWQEVADFADSRPEDLHYTIDSLTGRVQFGPLIRESAHKVEQIQFRRRSQQLPGESIYLPDSANANTVEVSATSGGERQYGAVPSRGSMIQMVAYRVGGGDKGNVQRETITVLKTAVPYVARVVNHQPARDGSNAESLEQAVVRTPRLLRTRNRAVTVEDFETLALEGGDGAIARALCMSAMKKEEAGQVRLLLVPQVDTTRIATEGISPDKFNLSANLEQKVLSYLDERRLLGVQVTCGQPEYVGVSVQTEVALEPEYNHTAAQQQILLELQSALYQFLNPINGGPERRGWPFGRPVYSSDIVTLLQKIAGVRYLGAVQLFELRRQENTWVRFLPREPVINPGPLGLIVSWRNLQLRSGHAISLL